The following is a genomic window from Myxococcales bacterium.
AGCTTGCTCATAAACACATCCGGCCTCTGTATGATTTTGACAAAGAGCTATTTTTGGAATTAAAAGGCATTTCAGATGCAAGTAATGTATCTCTTGAGCACTTGATCGTCTTAAATCACTACACCGATTTGCGAGATATTATGCCTAATGCTCATCACGATTTGTCAAAAGATAGTGATGCCACCGAGGCTAACAGCGGTTGCTCAATAATTTATAGCCCCACTCATAATGGGCCCGTACTGGGGCAAACATGGGATATTCATGGAAGTGCCCAGCCTTATATCATCATGCTCAAAGTTAAAGATTGTTTGGCGTTTAGTATTGTTGGCTGTTTGGGAATGATGGGTCTAAATAAGCATGGTGTTGGGGTTGCTATTAATAATCTCAGCAGTTTTGATGCACGTATAGGTGTGTTGTGGCCTGCTTTGGTAAGAAAAATACTGATGTGTAAAAATGCACAAAGTGCCAAAGAGGAAATTATGAAATGTCCCAGTAGTTCTGGACGACATTATGCAGTTGTTGATGAAAATAATTTTTTTGGTATTGAATTGAGCGGCACCAAAAAGAAGATAATCTGCGATGATGCGAGCAAGAAGTATTTTCATACCAATCACTGCCTTGATGCAGAAATGAGAAAGACTCACATGATCCGCAAGGGATCAAATACTCTATGGCGCCTTGAACACTTGCAAGGGGTTATTGGACATGAAGATCTTTCAAGCCCAAAAAAAGTTTTTCTTGCATTAAGATCTGTTTCAATAGCGCCCGATAAAAATTATCCTCACAAAACAACTACCTGTGGAACCGTTGTAATGGATATTAATCAACGTTCCACCATAGCGTGTTCAGGTATTGCTCACGAAGAGTTACTAGAAGATGCAAATTACAGCATTAGTTTGTAATGATCTTACTCCGCTTTCTGGCTTCAATCCCTAGACAAAAGTAATGTGAATTTTACCTTGTCGATATTGTTGTTGCTAAAGGATGCTTTTATGAAAAGTTTATTTTTTTTTGGTGCTCTGTTATTTCCAGTAAGTCTGCTGGCTAATTGGGAAATTATTTCACAACCAAATGAATACGTGGAATTTGAGGATCATGCATTAACATCAAAGGTTATTAATGGTGAAAGCTATGTTGCAGAAAAAATCTGTCGCTTAGGGATCAACATTAAATATCCATCTGGTGAAAGTAAAAATTATGAAAATTCTGACCTTCAAGATGTAGGTCCATGTATTAGAGATCTAACTTTTTCTCCTACGGATTCATTATTGCTATGTTGCTCTTCAGGTAATTACTTACTTTTTTATGATATTAATGATGCAGGTTTATACGTTCTTGATGAAAAAGTTAAAGTGGAACCTAATTTTAAAACTTACCAGGTGAGATTTTCTAAATGTGGGAATTACATTAAGGTATTTGGCGAAAGTGAGCGTAACTTTATAATTTTTATAAACAAAAAATACGAAAATAACAGTATAAATAGAGACCAGTTAGGAACAAAAAAACCTGTAGTTTGAAAATTTAGATGTGCTGAATGATGAATTTGGTATTTGGACACGCCAAAAGTGGATCGTGTCCAAGAAAATAATGACATGAGTTTAAGAATTACTGCTAGCAAAATCCTTGCTGCTTTGTGATAGGAAGCGAGCATACTCAAGGAGGGCATCTTCGTGAGCTCCATCAAGCTGTTTACATTCTTCTAGTGCTGGAGGAAGACCAAATAGGGTGTCAACTTGTGGGTTTTTTTCTATATAGGTACTCATAAAGCCATTCTTACCATTAGCTTCGACGACGTATGGATTTCCTGCTGTATCCAACACAATATCGATTCCAATATCACCAATTTTTTGTTTTAGTTTTTTTTCTAAAGCAGTCGCGGTGAGAATCGCGATGTGATTGCACTTCTGGATAAGATCTCCGTGATCTATATCTTTGTCTAGTTCTAGAGGTTGTAGAACGATTTGACTGTTTCCAGGTCTTCCACCTTGAGCCAAGTTACCTCCTATACGCATCTGATATCCACTTACCTTTTGCACTCCGAGCTCCCCGCGTTGCACATTAAAGCGAAAGTCTGTTAACTTGTCCTGATATTTATAAGTGAGTATTCCTTGTTGAATGATATAGCGAGCGTTAGTTTGCTTGATTTTTTTTCGAGCTTCACTGACCTTGGCATAGAGTTTTTTCTTGTTAATATTCTCTTCTCGAATAGTTACCCATTTTTTTTCTTTTTTATTTTTTATTTTATACCCAATAGAAAAAGTCGATAAATTTGGAGATTTTTCAATAGTTATGATGCCGTATCCTTTGCTGCCAAAAGTTGGTTTTATGTAGAGTTGGTCATATTTTTTATACATATTTTTTAGATTTCTTTTAGAAAATGTATGTGTTTTCGGATGAGGAATATTATTTTTTGCCATGATTTTAGCAAACAAACGTTTATTGTTGACAGGTTCCATTGTGTCTGTTTCTGGATTAATAAAAGGAATACCTAAATCATGGAGCTGAGCTTTGAGAAGTTTGGCTTTTTCTTTATTTTTGGGATTATTTTTATACACACCAAAATCATAGACAACATCTGGTAAGGGAGCCTCACTTGCCCTTATCCAGCGCTTATTTTTATCTCGTTGGAAAACTTTTCTCATAACGCCTTTTTCAAAATCTATTTCAGAATTGAAATTTATATTGTAGGCAAGAATATTTTGTTCCAGCGCTTTATCGACGAGATTCTCTCGTGTCCGATAAGTAGCCAAAATAGCAAAGACAAATTCAGGTTTATCTGTAGTTTCCTGTTCGAGAGCATGAGCCAAAAAGGGGCTCAACAAAAAGATAAGAAAACTTAGGAAAACAAAATTTTTATAAATTTTCATAGATTATTCTCCAAATAGCAGCTCAAACCATTACGATAGGCTTTCTATCGGAGATAAATCTTTGAAAGTTGTGTAGAGGTTTTTTTCAAATATATTTTTTAATTTCAATCTGTGAGGTTAATTATTCAACGGTGACACTTTTAGCCAAATTTCTTGGTTTGTCCACGTCAATACCTTTGTGATTACTCAGGTGGTAAGCCAATAATTGCAAGGGAACAGTTGCAAGAATAGGCAAAAGGAATTCATCACAATGTTCTAGGGGAATAAAGTAATCGGAAGCTTCTTGTACATCAACTGCATTTTTAGGGGCAACGGAAATTACACAAGCACCACGAGCTTTGACTTCAAAAAGATTGCTTAATGTTTTGACTCCCAAAATATCATTGGAAAAAGCAATGACAACAGGCATCTGTGGATCGATAGTGGCTATGGGTCCGTGCTTCAGTTCTCCCGCAGCATAACCTTCGGCAAAAATATAGGAGAGTTCTTTCATTTTCAAAGCTCCCTCTAGCGCTACCGGTAAAAGTTCTCCTCGTCCCAAAAATAACATTCGCGGTTGGTGCATGAGAGCAAAAGCAATTTTGCTTATAGCTTCATCTTGTTCAAGCATGTGCATAATTGCGTTTTTTAATTGAAAAAAAGCCTGAACCTTTTGTGATTCTTCATGAGGAGATTGAGGAGTAAAATATTTTTCCAAGGCTAAGGTTAATAATTTCAAAGCTACTACTTGTGCCAAAAATGCTTTGGTAGATGCAACGGATATTTCGGGTCCAGCATTGAGATAGAGATTTCCTCCACTATTTTCGCAAACACGAGGAATAGCTGAGCCCAATACATTACAAACTGACACGCATAAAGCGCCTTCACTTAGGGCTTTGTCCAATGCAGCTAGCGTATCAGCGGTTTCTCCTGATTGAGAAATAGCTATTACCAAGGTTGAGCTATTGCTAAGTGTTGTGCGATAGCGATATTCACTGGCAATTTCTACTTCGACAGGAATACCTAAAGCAGTTTCCAAAGCAGGTTTAGCGATGAGCCCGGCTATGTATGAGCTGCCGCATGCAATAATATGAATGCGACTTATGTGTTTCATCCCTTCGAATTTCAGTCCAAAATTATCAAGATCGATTAATCCATTTTTAATACGTCCTAAAAGTACACGTTCGATGACTTCGGGCTGTTCAAAAATTTCTTTATGCATAAAATGTTTATGGCCCATGCGTTCAATATTCTCGGCTTGAGCTTTGAGGGGTAAAAAGTGGCAATCTTTGCGTTTTCCTAAAAGGTCATAAATCTCTACAGTTGTTTTACTGATAAAACCATAATCGCCGTCTTTGAGCGGATAATAATCAGGCTTAAAATCAACCAAAGCCATTTGATCGGATGCAAAAAAAGATTCATTATCTCCCCGAGCAACAATGAGAGGAGAACCATTTTTTATAAAATAGAGGCGCTCATTATCACCATCGAGCAAAATTCCCAAAGAGTAGGTACCGCGTAAAATATCGCTGATACGTTGCAGAGCACTGAGCATCTCGATGCCCTCATCTAATAGGCTATTGAGAATGTGGGCAACTACTTCGGTATCGGTGGAAGAAGAGAAGTTATGCCCCTTCGTCTGCAGGCGATGTTTTAATTCGCTAAAATTTTCAATAATACCGTTATGAACTACCGAAACGCGTCCGTATTTGTGTGGGTGAGCATTGACATCGCTTGGGGCTCCATGGGTGGCCCAGCGAGTATGGCCAATGGCCTGGTGGCCATTAAGATTGAGGTTTTCAATATGGTTTTTAAGCGCTCCAAGTTTACCAACAGTTTTTTTTAAAGTGACAAAAGAATTATTTTCATTTATTGCGATACCCGAAGAATCATAACCTCGATATTCTAGACGTTCGAGCCCCTTAATGATAATGGTTTTTGCATTCTGTTCTCCAATGTATCCAACAATTCCACACATATTAAATTCCTTTTGACATTATTTCGAGTTCATACCTGAGGGAGGCGCCAATGGCTTGTAAACTTGGTCAAGGAAATGTCATAAACGGTTCATTTAAAGAAGGCAGCATAGCATTGGAAAGCAAAAATCCAAGCAGCAATTATGTGCCTGTTTTTCGCACCACAACAGATGTATCTCACGTAAATGAAGCGGTTGAAGCAGCAAAAAATTCCATGAAATCATGGGATTATATAGGTTTGGAAAAACGCATTGAGTATCTCATGCGACTTAAGGAAGTTTTTCAAAAAAATGAAGCTCAAATAGCTCAGGCCATATCAGACGAAATGGGCAAGATCAAAAGTGAGGCATTGACAGAGGCAAAGAGTTTATCTGCTCGCATCGATCTGATGATCAATCATGGTCTTGAGCGTATTCAAGATGAGTCGCTCTATCAACTCCGTTCACAGACGCGTCATCATAAACAGGGAGTTTTAGCTGTAATCGGCCCTTATAATTTTCCTGCACATTTAGTAAATGCTCACGTAATTCCTAGTCTTCTTAGCGGAAACACCGTGGTCATAAAACCTTCGGAAATATGTCCACAAGTGGGAGAGATCTACGCTCAATGTTTCCTACAAGCGCAATTTCCCAAAGGCGTGGTGAACATGGTTCAGGGCGATGGCAGTATTGCTCATAAATTATCCATTCACCCGCACATCGACGGAGTTTTGTTTACCGGCAGCTATAATACCGGACGAAAAATTCAAGAGGCTCTACTCGATCAGCCGCATAAAATTATAGCACTTGAGTTGGGAGGAAAAAACTTTTCAGTCGTGATGGACGATGCCCACATTGAACAAGCGCTGTTTGAAATAATTCAAGGATCTTTTTTGACGACGGGACAACGCTGCACGGCCACCAGCAGAGTTCTTGTGCAACAAAATATTTTCGAACAATTTCGCGCTTTATTGATAGATGTGAGTAAAAAACTCAAGCCCGATACAGAAAATAATCAAGCTATGTTCGGTCCGCTAGCCACAAAGCAAGCGCTCGAAAAATTTCAGCGTGGCCTTATACGCGCAAAAGAAGAAGGTGTAGAAGTCTTATTGGAATCTCAAGTTCTCGAAGGGGGTGCCTTTGTCACACCGTCGATCTATCAGGTATGTGGGGAACATCCAATCGGAGGCTATTTAAGTGAGGAACTTTTTGGTCCCAATATTGCACTTGAATCTTTTCAGAACTTAGATCAAGCTATTGTACGCATCAATCAGAGTCCATATGGGCTTTCTAATTCTCTTTTTAGCATCGACCAATCAAATTTTGAGAAGATGTACAGTGAGACAAAATGTGGAGTTCTCAATTTCAATCGATCTACTAATGGTGCTTATGGGCAGATGCCTTTTGGAGGAGTTAACAAAAGCGGTAATCAACGACCTGCTGGTATCGATGCTGTTCGTTACACAACCTATCCTGTAGCACTTACATCTTTGGCCTATGGTGAAAGTAGTGCTTCTTCTGAGCTTAAAAAATTATTAAATGATTCAGCTCTGTCTCACACGCGTGTAAATATCATTAATACTCGTCATGAAATCGAAAAAATCTTTGAACTTTTTGGCATAAACAGCGAAGCAGCTGCTCAAAATAAATTAATTTATTTAAAAAATTCATTTGCAGACTTTAAAGAATTTTCACATGAATTTTACATAGGTATATCTAAAATTTTTGCCGATGCAGTTGTTATCGATGAAAAATATCTAAAATTTAATTTGAATTTTATAAAAAATGCTGATGATTGTATAAATAATTTAAAAAAATATTTGGAAGAAGTCTGCGCAAAAACAGGTTTAAATATTTCTAAATATAAACCATTAAAAATTGCCATACCTAAGGATATGCAAATTCCTCGTTCCCGAGCAATGCTTGATCGTTTGTACCAAGGAAATTTTGTACCTAAAGAGAAAAAGGCACCAGTCGCAGATCTCTATCGAAGCCGAGGAGCTTATCTTGCCAGTGTGGATGATGAGCCGCTAATTTTATTTGATGCAGCAAGTCAAATTGCAACTATCGGCGCAGGTTTCAATGCCGATACATTACAAAATTCTTACGATCGAGGAGATTTCGATGGTGAACTTGCACAAAACTACGATCTTTCCAATCAGGAAAATGATTTATCGGATGCAGCCTATAATGCTGTGCTGGCAAAAAAACAATTAGAAGATTTTCTTCATCACCAATCTGATCATATTTTCAAGTCAGTATCCTACGGAGCCTCTGGTGCAGAAGCAAATGAAATTTCCTTTGATCTATGTCGACAACATGGGCCTGGAGGAACTCGCATCATAGCTTTTGAAGGTGCATTTCATGGACGTACCATCATGGCCTTGCAAGCCACCTACAATAAAGAAAAGCGTGGACCATTCATGTTTGAAGGTTTCGAGGCGCATTTTGTTCCTTTTCCAAAAATGGACGATATTACTGAGCAACCAAAGGTAAATCTCGATCATCTTAGAGATTTATCTTTAGGAATAATTCCACAGGTTGAAGACTCTGATAGCTTGCTTGATTTGGAAATACATAGTCTTAGGCGAGTGAAGGAAGAGGTCGAGCATGGCAATATTTGTGCCGTCATCGTAGAGCCCATGCAGTGCGAAGGCGGTGATCGCTACGCATCTTATAGGTTTTTTAATTATCTGCGAGCGCTAACCCGTGGTTTAAAAGTTCCTTTGATTTTTGATGAAGTTCAGACTGGTTTTCATTTGGGGCAGAAATTTTTTTGGCATCAACAGTTTGATCTCAAAGATGCTAATGGTAAACGCGATTATCCCGATTGCATCAGCTTAGGAAAAAAAGCTCAGCTTGGTATAGTTATGAGTGTGTGGGATAACCATCGCGATTATAGTCCCCATGTTATTCAACTTAAGCGAGGTCTTTTGCAGGCCAAAGTTATAACTACTTCGATGGCTATTACTACCGAGGCACAAGCAAAGAAAGAATTGAAACGCTTGCAAGAAAATTTTCCAGACTTGGTGCAAAATACGCGCGCATGTGGGTTTGCTTTTGCATTTGATATGCCCACCTCGAAACTCGCAAATGATTTGATAAATCAGCGTTTTGAAAGGGGGTTTATGGCATATATTGCTGGTGAAAAAACTTTGCGTTTTCGGCTCAACATGACCACTGGTGAACAAATTATTAATTCTTTATTTAAAAAATTATTTGTAGCATTAGTAGACATGCAAGAAGGTCATAGTTTTAAAAGAACAGCAGTTCCTATCATCAATGACGAAGATGACCTAGTGCAGCTAGGCGAAGTTGAATTAATTGAACTTACAACTGGTAATTTTGATGACCACATCGATGAGATCCATGCAATAGAAAAAAATACCTACGAAGAAGGTAGAAGAGACAGCATGGATAAGTTGAGGGAGTGGCTAAGCTACGAATCAAGTCTTGGTCTTTTGGTAAAATGCAAGCATGAAGGTCACAGTTTTGTCGGGGGCTACATTATTGGAGGCCCTCTAGAATACGCAAACATCGATGGGCCATTACAAGACTCAATGCGCAATAAAAATAATACATTTTATTCGGCTAATCTTAGTGTGGATCCTCGTGTTAGAGGTCGAGGTTTGGGTAGAATTTTAAAAAATGAGCAGATACGACGTGTCAAAAAAATGAAAAAAGAAGATGGGCATGAGCGCTATCACTTTTTGACAGGAAGAAATCGTTTGGATCGTGCTCAAGCCATGACCCATATCAATGAACAGCTTGGCGCTTATTCTGTGGCAATTTATGACAATCAGTACGGTGCCGAAAAAGCCAAAGCTTTGTATTATCGTTTACCGCTTAAAAAAAGCGAGCATATATGCGATAGCCTAATGACTGAGCAAACTCTTGATTGCAGCAATACTATTCAGCCAGCTTTTCATAGTATTCCCAAAGGATTGGAGCGTGATCTTAGAAATAATTATTTCCGTGCTTTTACAGGATCAAAACTAACGCTCTCAAATTGGGCAACGCCCAATCTAATTCGCTATAGCGAGCTCTTGCGTGCGCTTATGCCAAAACATTTAAAACATAGCTATTTCACTTCGGGACGTGACGAGGTTGTTGATAAGGGACTTAGAAGTATTCGTTATCATAGACTCGAAGCAGATATGGTGATCGGTTTTAGTCATCAATGGTTGGGAAATATCACTGCTGCAGCACGATCGCTTAGTCACGATCAAGGACAGAGCAAACCTTTCAAATGGTTTGATTGGCCACATGTTGCTCATCCGCAAATTGTTGGCGCTCATGAAAGTTTGAATCAAATCCAACAGATTCTAAAAACTACTCCAAGCAATAAGATTTTGGCTTTTGTAGTGGAACTCATGGGAGAAAAATCAGCTTTGAGTTTCGATGATGAATTTTTACAAAAACTTGATGATATTCGCAAACAAACTTCTATTCCTCTCGTTTTTGTTGAAACAACGTCATCATTGGGACGCTCAGGGAAAACTTTATTTTTAAGCGATAGTTTGTCGGTAAAAGCCAATATGGTGTGGTGGTATACTGGTGGGCAACTGGGACATGTATTTGTTGATGATAATTATTTCGTTGAAAAACCTCTTACACTTATTTCAACTTGGGATGGCGATGAGATTTCAATTAATCGTGCATACCATTATTTGTTAGCTGCATCAGAGCGATCACTTAGGCTTATTCAACAATTTTCATCTCAACTTCAGGAATTATTTGATAATGAACATCATCGAGGGCAAGGCTGTTGGCATGGAGTGAAGTTCAGAAATATTTCTGCTCACGATGCGCAAAGAAAAGCCAAAGAGCTTTCTGTCCAATGTGGAATTGGTTTTGATGACTGGTTGATGGTATGCGCAAGAAGTGATTTTTCATCGGCCCAATTTGAAAAAATTCTTGTTACTCTCAAAGAGATAATTGATTGCGACCAAGCTTAGATATACTTTTGAAAGTAATTTTTTAGCGACCTTAAAAATTATTCTTAGTCACGCTCACTTGTTATACCTGCATTACTTGTCATCCCCGCGCAGGCGGGGATCCAAAATAGAGCCATACCAAATTCCCAAGTATGGATTTTGATTTTTCATCCACACTAATGCTTAGAGGTGTTTTTCCATCGGGCTTTACATCATGAATGAGTGTAAGAACTTGTGGAAAGAAACTCCTAATCAAGATTGCGCTATAAAGATATCCTTGGCCATTATCACCAATAAAAATTAGGTTTTTGTCTGGATTTAAAAAATAAGAATATAAAAATCCCAAAAATTTATTTACTGCCCATGAGGCATAATTGTCATTGAAAAAACCTATTTTTTTGCAAAATTGAGAAGTTTTTCTTTGAGTTCATTCATTCCGATTGGAGATTGAGCGATGAATTTATTTTTGATGAATAGAATATCTGGTTTTTTGTGGTTTTTTTCCCATAAAAAAATAAATGCTTTTATGCGTTGGTTTTTTAATATCACCCGAAAATAATGGTGGGGCGAAACATCAATAAATGAATTATTATCAAATTTATTTTCTCGAACAGATCCCGCTGTAAAAATGCTCAATTCAAAAAAAGATGAAGCATAGGATGGAGGATTAAGAGTATAAGATTTCTTTTGCCCAAGCATGTTATGTGCGGCTACAATTCCTTGCTCTTTAGCTGCAAGCCATTTGCTGCTTTGAATATATTCTTTGCTTAATGGATCAATAAAACTTGCAACGTCGCCGGCAGCAAAAATATGTGGATCGCTGGTGTTGAGATAAGTATCAGTCTTGATGCCATTATTTTTTGTAAGCGCTAGACCTGCGGCTTTAGCAAGTTCACTATTGGGGCGATTTCCAATGGCAAATATGACGAGATCTGTTTCAATTATGCTCCCATCGCTCATCTTCACTTTAAGACCATCGTTGACGTGGCGAAAGATATTCTCAATTTGACCATCATTAATCAAATTAATTCCTTTGGCCAAAGCACGTTGCATAATAAATTTATCAGCACGACTATCGCTCTTTGTACCTAGAAATCTATTGTTGCGCGCGAGTAAGCTTATGGTGAGAGGAGGTTTTATGTGAGAGAGTGCATCGGCAAGCTCAAGTGATCGTAAACCTGTACCAACGATCAACACCCGTTTTTTTGTGCTGATAATTTTTGAAATAGCTCGAACATCTCCTTGAGAGTTAAAGTGCACAACATTTGGCAATAAAAACACGTGTTCAAGGTGAGCAGGAGCTAATGGGTGAGTTCCTGTAGTGATAAGAAGTTTGTCGTAATTAATTTCTTGTTTGTTTGCCAATATAATTTTTTTTTGCGCTCTGTTTATAGCGATAACTTTGCCATCAAAAAAAATTTTTTCTTTTGATATCGGCGGGAGCATTTCTATATCAGAGGAAGTTTTCTTTCCGCTCACAAGTGCTGCAAGTGAAGTTCTTTTGTAGCTTTGATCTGCATCCTGATCGATGCAGGTGATAACGGAATCTGGAGCAAGTTTCTCAAGCTCTTTTACGGCAAAATAGCCAGCAGAAGAGCACCCAATCACTATAAAATGTTGTCCTCGATGAATAGGTTGTTGCTTTATGGAAAAACAAGCAACAAGCATAGAGGCTAAAATAAAGATGAGCGATAATTTTTTCACGATCACTGCTTTCCGTTGGGAAACTGTTTTGAAAATGCTTAAAAATTATTTAGCTTCTTTTTCAAGCAGTTCTTCGTAAGCCTTGCTATTAAGCAATTTTTTGCTTTGACTTGGATCATGTAGTTTAATTTTTAACATCCATCCTTCGCCATAAGGGTCTCTATTGATCTGTTCGGGCGTATCGATAATCGTGTGATTGACAGCCAGTACTGTTCCAGAGAGTGGAGCAAAAATATCGCTCACAGCTTTAACACTTTCAACAACTCCGATAGCTTTTCCTTGGTCAATTTCTTTTCCGCAGTCAGGCAGTTCTACATACACTACATCGCCCAAGCAACTTTGAGCATAGTCACTGATTCCAAAGATTGCTTCATCACCTTGAATTTTTACCCATTCATGCTCTTCGCTAAAAAGCCGATCATCAGGAATTATTTTTGTCATGCGTGCTCCTATCAACTAATAAATTTTGTTTTGGCCACAGAGGCTTTGCTAAGACGACCGCGGATATCAATGTAAATTTCATCACCATTTTTTAAGTCTGTAGCTGTACAAAAGGCAAGACCAATGGCTTGGGTTTGGCTTGGAGGCCATGTGCCAGAGCTGACTTTTCCAATCTGGTTTTGATGTTTATCAAAAATTTTAAAGCCAGCTCGTGCAATTCCTCGCTCATTGAGACGAAAGCCAAATAATTTTTTTTGCAGTCCCTGCGTTTTTTGTAATATCAGTGCATCTTTGCCAATAAATTTTTTAGAAAAATCAACAGCAAAAGAAAGGCGCGCTTCAAGCGGCGTTGTATTCTCATCCATGTCCGATCCATGAAGGAGCATGCCAGCTTCAAGTCGCAAAGAATCACGTGCGGCAAGTCCACATGGGCGTACTGAATGGTTTAAAAATATATTCCAAAGATCCTGTGCATTATCATTGGCAACAAAGATTTCTACGCCATCTTCACCCGTGTATCCAGTGCGCGCGATCAGTACTGCCATAGAGGAAATATTTATTTGAGAAAAATGAAAGCGATCGGGGAGTGGTCCATCGCAGAGATGTTGCAGGATCTCTATGCTTTTTGGACCTTGCAGTGCTATTTGAGCATAGCGATCGGAAGCATTTTCAAGATTAAGGTCAAAATCTGAGCTCATGCCCTTGAGCCATTTCCAATCATTATCAATATTAGCGGCATTGACGCAGAGCAAAAAATTAGTCGGTGAAATTTTATAGACGATAAGATCGTCGA
Proteins encoded in this region:
- the glmS gene encoding glutamine--fructose-6-phosphate transaminase (isomerizing), with translation MCGIVGYIGEQNAKTIIIKGLERLEYRGYDSSGIAINENNSFVTLKKTVGKLGALKNHIENLNLNGHQAIGHTRWATHGAPSDVNAHPHKYGRVSVVHNGIIENFSELKHRLQTKGHNFSSSTDTEVVAHILNSLLDEGIEMLSALQRISDILRGTYSLGILLDGDNERLYFIKNGSPLIVARGDNESFFASDQMALVDFKPDYYPLKDGDYGFISKTTVEIYDLLGKRKDCHFLPLKAQAENIERMGHKHFMHKEIFEQPEVIERVLLGRIKNGLIDLDNFGLKFEGMKHISRIHIIACGSSYIAGLIAKPALETALGIPVEVEIASEYRYRTTLSNSSTLVIAISQSGETADTLAALDKALSEGALCVSVCNVLGSAIPRVCENSGGNLYLNAGPEISVASTKAFLAQVVALKLLTLALEKYFTPQSPHEESQKVQAFFQLKNAIMHMLEQDEAISKIAFALMHQPRMLFLGRGELLPVALEGALKMKELSYIFAEGYAAGELKHGPIATIDPQMPVVIAFSNDILGVKTLSNLFEVKARGACVISVAPKNAVDVQEASDYFIPLEHCDEFLLPILATVPLQLLAYHLSNHKGIDVDKPRNLAKSVTVE
- a CDS encoding YheC/YheD family protein, whose amino-acid sequence is MKIYKNFVFLSFLIFLLSPFLAHALEQETTDKPEFVFAILATYRTRENLVDKALEQNILAYNINFNSEIDFEKGVMRKVFQRDKNKRWIRASEAPLPDVVYDFGVYKNNPKNKEKAKLLKAQLHDLGIPFINPETDTMEPVNNKRLFAKIMAKNNIPHPKTHTFSKRNLKNMYKKYDQLYIKPTFGSKGYGIITIEKSPNLSTFSIGYKIKNKKEKKWVTIREENINKKKLYAKVSEARKKIKQTNARYIIQQGILTYKYQDKLTDFRFNVQRGELGVQKVSGYQMRIGGNLAQGGRPGNSQIVLQPLELDKDIDHGDLIQKCNHIAILTATALEKKLKQKIGDIGIDIVLDTAGNPYVVEANGKNGFMSTYIEKNPQVDTLFGLPPALEECKQLDGAHEDALLEYARFLSQSSKDFASSNS
- a CDS encoding NAD(P)/FAD-dependent oxidoreductase is translated as MKKLSLIFILASMLVACFSIKQQPIHRGQHFIVIGCSSAGYFAVKELEKLAPDSVITCIDQDADQSYKRTSLAALVSGKKTSSDIEMLPPISKEKIFFDGKVIAINRAQKKIILANKQEINYDKLLITTGTHPLAPAHLEHVFLLPNVVHFNSQGDVRAISKIISTKKRVLIVGTGLRSLELADALSHIKPPLTISLLARNNRFLGTKSDSRADKFIMQRALAKGINLINDGQIENIFRHVNDGLKVKMSDGSIIETDLVIFAIGNRPNSELAKAAGLALTKNNGIKTDTYLNTSDPHIFAAGDVASFIDPLSKEYIQSSKWLAAKEQGIVAAHNMLGQKKSYTLNPPSYASSFFELSIFTAGSVRENKFDNNSFIDVSPHHYFRVILKNQRIKAFIFLWEKNHKKPDILFIKNKFIAQSPIGMNELKEKLLNFAKK
- a CDS encoding aldehyde dehydrogenase family protein codes for the protein MACKLGQGNVINGSFKEGSIALESKNPSSNYVPVFRTTTDVSHVNEAVEAAKNSMKSWDYIGLEKRIEYLMRLKEVFQKNEAQIAQAISDEMGKIKSEALTEAKSLSARIDLMINHGLERIQDESLYQLRSQTRHHKQGVLAVIGPYNFPAHLVNAHVIPSLLSGNTVVIKPSEICPQVGEIYAQCFLQAQFPKGVVNMVQGDGSIAHKLSIHPHIDGVLFTGSYNTGRKIQEALLDQPHKIIALELGGKNFSVVMDDAHIEQALFEIIQGSFLTTGQRCTATSRVLVQQNIFEQFRALLIDVSKKLKPDTENNQAMFGPLATKQALEKFQRGLIRAKEEGVEVLLESQVLEGGAFVTPSIYQVCGEHPIGGYLSEELFGPNIALESFQNLDQAIVRINQSPYGLSNSLFSIDQSNFEKMYSETKCGVLNFNRSTNGAYGQMPFGGVNKSGNQRPAGIDAVRYTTYPVALTSLAYGESSASSELKKLLNDSALSHTRVNIINTRHEIEKIFELFGINSEAAAQNKLIYLKNSFADFKEFSHEFYIGISKIFADAVVIDEKYLKFNLNFIKNADDCINNLKKYLEEVCAKTGLNISKYKPLKIAIPKDMQIPRSRAMLDRLYQGNFVPKEKKAPVADLYRSRGAYLASVDDEPLILFDAASQIATIGAGFNADTLQNSYDRGDFDGELAQNYDLSNQENDLSDAAYNAVLAKKQLEDFLHHQSDHIFKSVSYGASGAEANEISFDLCRQHGPGGTRIIAFEGAFHGRTIMALQATYNKEKRGPFMFEGFEAHFVPFPKMDDITEQPKVNLDHLRDLSLGIIPQVEDSDSLLDLEIHSLRRVKEEVEHGNICAVIVEPMQCEGGDRYASYRFFNYLRALTRGLKVPLIFDEVQTGFHLGQKFFWHQQFDLKDANGKRDYPDCISLGKKAQLGIVMSVWDNHRDYSPHVIQLKRGLLQAKVITTSMAITTEAQAKKELKRLQENFPDLVQNTRACGFAFAFDMPTSKLANDLINQRFERGFMAYIAGEKTLRFRLNMTTGEQIINSLFKKLFVALVDMQEGHSFKRTAVPIINDEDDLVQLGEVELIELTTGNFDDHIDEIHAIEKNTYEEGRRDSMDKLREWLSYESSLGLLVKCKHEGHSFVGGYIIGGPLEYANIDGPLQDSMRNKNNTFYSANLSVDPRVRGRGLGRILKNEQIRRVKKMKKEDGHERYHFLTGRNRLDRAQAMTHINEQLGAYSVAIYDNQYGAEKAKALYYRLPLKKSEHICDSLMTEQTLDCSNTIQPAFHSIPKGLERDLRNNYFRAFTGSKLTLSNWATPNLIRYSELLRALMPKHLKHSYFTSGRDEVVDKGLRSIRYHRLEADMVIGFSHQWLGNITAAARSLSHDQGQSKPFKWFDWPHVAHPQIVGAHESLNQIQQILKTTPSNKILAFVVELMGEKSALSFDDEFLQKLDDIRKQTSIPLVFVETTSSLGRSGKTLFLSDSLSVKANMVWWYTGGQLGHVFVDDNYFVEKPLTLISTWDGDEISINRAYHYLLAASERSLRLIQQFSSQLQELFDNEHHRGQGCWHGVKFRNISAHDAQRKAKELSVQCGIGFDDWLMVCARSDFSSAQFEKILVTLKEIIDCDQA